The following proteins are encoded in a genomic region of Lutra lutra chromosome 16, mLutLut1.2, whole genome shotgun sequence:
- the ZNF830 gene encoding zinc finger protein 830, which produces MASSASARPPAGKRVVNQDELRRLMKEKQRLSTNRKRIESPFAKYNRLGQLSCALCNTPVKSELLWQTHVLGKQHREKVAELKGAKETTQGPSSSAVPPSAKRKVPDADGQDAKRPKASPLPQVQPSTSALPTNSDRAGKDSARATLSKASGLGLLPDYEDEEEEEEEEGGDGKRGDTSKQPPDSQGKESSLSSSREATSMLPSGFSDTNPPKAPLIPHSGSIEKAEIHEKVVERRENTAEALPEGFFDDPEIDARVRKVDAPKDQMDKEWDEFQKAMRQVNTISEAIVAEEDEEGRLDRQIGEIDEQIECYRRVEKLRNRQDEIKNKLKEVLTIKELQKKEEENVDSDDEGELQDLLSQDWRVKGALL; this is translated from the coding sequence ATGGCGTCCTCCGCCTCAGCTCGCCCTCCGGCGGGGAAGCGAGTGGTGAATCAGGACGAACTGCGGCGCTTGATGAAGGAGAAGCAGCGTCTGAGCACCAATCGAAAACGCATAGAATCTCCATTTGCGAAGTACAACCGTTTGGGGCAGCTGAGCTGTGCCCTGTGTAACACCCCGGTGAAGAGCGAGCTCCTGTGGCAGACTCACGTCCTGGGAAAGCAGCACCGTGAGAAAGTTGCCGAGCTCAAAGGCGCGAAGGAAACCACCCAGGGTCCGTCCTCCAGCGCCGTGCCCCCGTCAGCCAAGAGGAAGGTGCCGGATGCGGATGGCCAAGATGCCAAAAGACCCAAGGCCTCCCCGCTGCCTCAGGTACAGCCCTCCACATCCGCTTTGCCCACCAACTCTGACAGAGCAGGGAAGGACTCGGCCAGAGCGACCCTCAGTAAGGCCTCGGGACTCGGTTTACTCCCTGATTatgaagatgaggaagaggaggaggaggaagagggaggagatggGAAAAGAGGGGACACCAGCAAGCAGCCGCCCGACTCACAGGGCAAGGAATCCTCGCTTTCCTCCTCGAGAGAGGCAACAAGTATGCTGCCAAGCGGTTTCTCGGATACAAATCCTCCCAAGGCCCCTTTAATTCCTCATTCGGGGTCAATTGAGAAggcagaaatacatgaaaaagtcGTGGAAAGGCGAGAAAACACAGCGGAAGCATTACCGGAAGGCTTTTTTGACGACCCTGAGATAGATGCTAGGGTACGAAAGGTTGATGCCCCAAAGGATCAGATGGACAAAGAGTGGGACGAATTTCAAAAGGCCATGAGACAGGTCAATACTATTTCCGAAGCTATAGTTGCTGAAGAGGATGAGGAGGGACGGTTGGACCGGCAAATTGGGGAGATCGATGAGCAGATAGAATGTTACCGTCGGGTGGAAAAGCTTCGGAATCGccaggatgaaataaaaaataagcttaaagAGGTTCTGACTATAAAAGAActtcagaaaaaggaagaggagaatgttGACAGCGATGATGAGGGAGAATTACAAGATTTGTTGTCTCAGGATTGGAGGGTAAAGGGGGCTTTGTTATAG